CGCGCCCACCGTCGACTGGCCCGAGCGGCCCTGTGGATCGGCGCCGGCGACGTTGAAGTAGCGGAGGGCGCAATAGTTGATCGGATGCGCGGCTGCGACGTCGCGTAGCATCGCCTCGGTCATCAGCTTCGACATGCCGTACGGATTGATCGGCACGGTTGGATCGCCCTCCTGCACCGGAACCTTCACCGGCGTGCCATAGGTCGCGGCGGTGGACGAGAAGATGAAGTGCGGCACGCCCTCGACAACGGCGCTTTCCAGCAGGGCTCGCGTCGCGACGGTGTTGTTGTGATAATATTTGAGTGGATTGCTGACCGATTCGGGCACCACGACCGATCCGGCAAAGTGCATGATAGCCACGACCCGATGATCGCGGATCGTTGCGCGGACGGTGGCGTCGTCCTCGATATTCGCCCGCACCAGCGTTGCGCGCGGATCGACCGCCCAGTCGAAGCCGGTGACGAGATTGTCGACGACGACGACGTCATGGCCGGCGTCGAGCAATGCGAGCACGGCGTGGCTGCCGATATAGCCGGCTCCGCCGGTGACCAGGACCTTACCGTTCAACGCCATCATCTGTGCTCCCGCCTTTCGGGCGCCCTAGCCGGTTCCTACATGGGAGCAAAGGAGACATGTGATGACGGAATATGTAACGCTGGCCGGTGGTTGCTTCTGGTGTACCGAAGCGGTGTTCAAAGATGTGATCGGCGTCGAAAGCGTCGAGAGCGGCTATATCGGCGGCTCCGTGCCGAACCCGACCTATAAGCAGGTCTGCGGCGGTGACACCGGCCATGCCGAGGCGATCCGGGTAGGCTACGATCCCGAACAATTGCAGCTTGGCGACCTGCTCGACATCTTCTTTGCGACACATGATCCGACGCAGTTGAATCGACAGGGGAATGACGTCGGCACGCAATATCGCTCGGCGGTATTCCCTGCGGACGAAGCCCAGGAAGCGCAGATGCGCGCGGCGATAGAGCGGGCGCAGGCGGATTCGCCCAAGCCAATCGTGACGACCGTAGAGCCAATGGCGACCTGGTATCCGGCGGAGGATTACCATCAGGATTATTGGGACACGTCGGGGCGCTCGAATCCCTATTGCATGGCGGTAATCCCGCCGAAGTTGCAGAAGCTGAGGAAGAGCTTTGCCGCTCGGTTGAAGGTGGTGGTGGCGTAACCTTATTGTTCGTCATTCCCGCGGCGGCGGGAATCCATGGTGGCTGAACGGGGTGATGGATCCGATACGTCAGCCAGTATGGATCCCCGCCTGTGCGGGGATGACGAAGGTTCGAGGGTTAGATTTTGCGCGCCAGCGCCTTTTTCAGTTTCGCATGCGCGGCGGCCTTGATCTGGCACACGCGGGCCGAGCCTACGCCCAAGACCTGGCCGATTTCCTCGAGATTCAGTTCTTCGACATAATAGAGCTGGACGACCTGCGCCTCGCGTTCGGGCAAAGCGCCGATCGCCGCGA
The sequence above is a segment of the Sphingomonas insulae genome. Coding sequences within it:
- the galE gene encoding UDP-glucose 4-epimerase GalE encodes the protein MALNGKVLVTGGAGYIGSHAVLALLDAGHDVVVVDNLVTGFDWAVDPRATLVRANIEDDATVRATIRDHRVVAIMHFAGSVVVPESVSNPLKYYHNNTVATRALLESAVVEGVPHFIFSSTAATYGTPVKVPVQEGDPTVPINPYGMSKLMTEAMLRDVAAAHPINYCALRYFNVAGADPQGRSGQSTVGATHLIKIAVEAATGKRDTVSVFGTDFDTPDGTGVRDYIHVSDLAAAHVAALELLVAEPTRSHTLNAGYNRGFSVNEVLDAVDRVTNLTIQRRYEGRRAGDPAALVADNSAILAALPWRPQRDDLDTIVRDALAWERKLAERD
- the msrA gene encoding peptide-methionine (S)-S-oxide reductase MsrA gives rise to the protein MTEYVTLAGGCFWCTEAVFKDVIGVESVESGYIGGSVPNPTYKQVCGGDTGHAEAIRVGYDPEQLQLGDLLDIFFATHDPTQLNRQGNDVGTQYRSAVFPADEAQEAQMRAAIERAQADSPKPIVTTVEPMATWYPAEDYHQDYWDTSGRSNPYCMAVIPPKLQKLRKSFAARLKVVVA